In one Buchnera aphidicola (Uroleucon sonchi) genomic region, the following are encoded:
- a CDS encoding peptidylprolyl isomerase encodes MMKFFIFIIIYIFGSMFHVSAKTYVVDKIVAIVNDQIILDSDVNQILSFLKKDNNVNQLLKKSFLKENIIQKLIINSLILQEANKINIVVTKEQINNIIKKIALKKNISVAELKKHIISYNKENHHYYDYYIKNIEELLKIKIIENYELNKRINISEAEINEMLKKLIQSHNQLQKINFSYIFLPTSKKYSNQKNHHIKTIVKRIKDKIQQGHSFEKLLVDLKEDKNILVKKMLWMSLFDIHHQLSHKLNITKKGEILGPILGSKGFYILKIHDINKNEKHIVTEFHIQHCLIKSSSLNDSENKKRILNIYENIQKGMYSFDYAVKHFSDDSDISDKTGDLGWVSKELLHTNFNKLELKFNKNHISKPIKSHFGWHIFKLLDTRQVNQFYNFKKQQAYRILLTHKKILAKQEWIRDLKKISYIKIIKSS; translated from the coding sequence ATCATGAAATTTTTTATTTTTATAATTATTTATATTTTTGGCAGCATGTTTCATGTTTCAGCTAAAACATATGTAGTAGATAAAATTGTGGCTATTGTTAATGATCAAATTATATTAGATAGTGATGTTAATCAAATTTTATCTTTTTTAAAAAAAGACAATAATGTTAATCAATTATTAAAAAAAAGTTTTTTAAAAGAAAATATTATTCAAAAATTAATTATTAATTCTTTAATACTGCAAGAAGCTAATAAAATAAACATTGTAGTAACGAAAGAACAAATTAATAATATTATAAAAAAGATTGCTTTAAAAAAAAATATTAGTGTTGCAGAATTAAAAAAACATATTATTTCATATAATAAAGAAAATCATCATTATTATGATTATTATATAAAAAATATTGAAGAATTATTAAAAATTAAAATAATAGAGAATTATGAACTGAATAAACGTATTAATATTTCAGAAGCAGAAATCAATGAAATGTTGAAAAAATTAATTCAATCACATAATCAATTACAAAAAATTAATTTCAGTTATATTTTTCTGCCTACTTCAAAAAAATACTCTAATCAAAAAAATCATCATATCAAAACAATAGTAAAAAGAATTAAAGACAAAATTCAACAGGGTCATAGTTTCGAAAAATTGTTAGTTGATTTGAAAGAAGATAAAAATATTTTAGTAAAAAAAATGTTATGGATGTCTTTATTTGATATACATCACCAATTATCTCATAAATTAAATATTACTAAAAAGGGAGAAATTTTAGGGCCTATTTTAGGATCTAAAGGATTTTATATATTAAAAATACATGATATAAATAAGAATGAAAAACATATAGTTACTGAATTTCATATACAGCATTGTTTGATAAAATCATCATCCTTGAATGATTCAGAAAATAAAAAACGTATTTTAAATATATATGAAAATATTCAAAAAGGTATGTATAGTTTTGATTATGCTGTGAAGCATTTTTCTGATGATTCTGATATATCTGATAAAACAGGTGATTTAGGTTGGGTATCAAAAGAATTACTGCATACTAATTTTAATAAATTAGAATTAAAATTTAATAAAAATCATATTAGTAAACCTATTAAATCTCATTTTGGTTGGCATATATTTAAATTATTAGATACACGTCAAGTAAATCAATTTTATAATTTTAAAAAACAACAAGCTTATAGAATTTTACTAACTCATAAAAAAATATTAGCAAAACAAGAATGGATACGAGATCTAAAAAAAATATCTTATATAAAAATTATCAAATCATCATAG
- the rsmA gene encoding 16S rRNA (adenine(1518)-N(6)/adenine(1519)-N(6))-dimethyltransferase RsmA, producing MIIKKYKKFFPLKRYGQNFLVNQESIQNIIKIINPKKTQALLEIGPGLGALTQPICEFLDKLIVVEIDPNILLFLKKCIFFYKLQVYCEDAVSFNYRNVLCSKYKYIRIFGNLPYNISTSLILHLFQYIDIIQDMHFMFQKEVAKRLVAMPGEKYYGRLSIISQYYCNIKILLNIPPQYFKPIPKVHSIFVNLTPHTNSPYFVYNINLLTSITKNAFQNRRKILRHSLKKLFSERDLIKLKINPNLRAENISIIQYCQLANQLYKKNK from the coding sequence ATGATCATAAAAAAATATAAAAAATTTTTTCCTCTTAAAAGATATGGACAAAATTTTCTTGTGAATCAAGAAAGTATACAAAATATTATCAAAATCATAAATCCTAAAAAAACACAAGCATTATTAGAAATTGGACCTGGTTTAGGTGCATTAACACAACCTATTTGTGAATTTTTAGATAAACTTATTGTTGTTGAAATTGATCCTAATATATTGTTATTTTTAAAAAAATGTATTTTTTTTTATAAATTGCAAGTATATTGTGAAGATGCTGTGAGTTTTAACTATCGAAATGTATTATGTTCAAAATATAAATATATTCGTATTTTTGGGAATTTACCATATAATATTTCTACATCTTTAATTTTGCATCTGTTTCAGTATATTGATATTATTCAAGATATGCATTTTATGTTTCAAAAAGAAGTTGCTAAAAGATTAGTAGCAATGCCTGGTGAAAAATATTATGGTCGTTTAAGCATTATATCTCAATATTATTGTAATATTAAAATATTACTAAATATTCCACCTCAATATTTTAAACCTATACCTAAAGTGCATTCTATTTTTGTAAATTTAACTCCTCATACTAATTCTCCTTATTTTGTTTACAATATAAATTTATTAACGAGTATTACAAAAAATGCTTTTCAAAATAGAAGAAAAATATTGCGTCATAGTTTAAAAAAACTTTTTTCTGAAAGAGATTTAATAAAATTAAAAATTAATCCTAATTTAAGAGCTGAAAATATTTCTATTATTCAATATTGTCAATTAGCTAATCAATTATATAAAAAAAATAAATAA
- the apaH gene encoding bis(5'-nucleosyl)-tetraphosphatase (symmetrical) ApaH has translation MSTYFLSDIHGCYKELKMLLKTVFFNHKKDNLWIAGDLVSRGPDSLKVLRYLYSLGDAVKIVLGNHDINLIAVHAGIKQNKKENFFDEFLAASDSIELIDWLRCKSLIKIDENQNIIMSHAGISPQWDIKTAKMYTCDFKKHLSQKNYIPFLKKIYSYNINFWTNNLSRYDQLRYTVNACTRMRYCYPDSRLNMLYKQSPNIVPKPLQPWFLIPSKIPKIYSIFFGHWSSLKGTIVPKPFISLDGGCCWGEELMMFRWEDKKWFSQSVMSS, from the coding sequence ATGAGCACTTATTTTTTAAGTGATATTCATGGTTGTTATAAAGAATTGAAAATGCTTTTAAAAACAGTTTTTTTTAATCATAAAAAAGATAATTTATGGATTGCGGGTGATTTAGTATCAAGAGGTCCTGATTCTCTAAAAGTTTTAAGATATCTTTATTCATTAGGAGATGCTGTTAAAATTGTATTAGGTAATCATGATATTAATTTAATTGCCGTACATGCAGGCATAAAACAAAATAAAAAAGAGAATTTTTTTGATGAATTTCTTGCTGCATCAGATAGTATAGAATTGATTGATTGGTTGCGTTGTAAGTCTCTTATTAAAATTGATGAAAATCAAAATATTATTATGTCTCATGCAGGTATCAGCCCACAATGGGATATTAAAACAGCGAAAATGTATACGTGTGATTTTAAAAAACATTTATCTCAAAAAAATTATATTCCATTTTTAAAAAAGATCTATTCTTATAATATAAATTTTTGGACAAATAATTTAAGTCGATATGATCAATTACGATATACTGTAAATGCTTGTACAAGAATGCGTTATTGTTATCCTGATAGTAGATTAAATATGTTATATAAGCAATCACCAAATATTGTTCCCAAGCCTCTACAACCATGGTTTTTAATACCATCTAAAATTCCAAAAATTTATTCTATTTTTTTTGGACATTGGTCTTCTTTAAAAGGAACTATTGTTCCAAAGCCTTTTATTTCATTAGATGGAGGTTGTTGTTGGGGGGAGGAGCTCATGATGTTTCGATGGGAAGATAAAAAATGGTTTTCTCAATCTGTAATGTCATCATGA
- the folA gene encoding type 3 dihydrofolate reductase: MNISLIAAISKNLIIGYKNQIPWYIPNDLKWFKKQTVNKNIIMGRMTWESISQPLPNRRNIVISKSEIKNKNIIWCRSIDDAISNAASNIIISKKYHQEIMVIGGEEIYKQMLFFANKLYLTHIDINTIGDAYFPKYTLYPSWKTLFRKNNIKNQFNPYNYTFEILSR, from the coding sequence ATGAATATCAGTTTAATTGCAGCTATATCAAAAAATTTAATTATTGGATATAAAAATCAAATCCCTTGGTATATTCCTAATGACTTAAAATGGTTTAAAAAACAAACTGTAAATAAAAATATAATTATGGGTCGTATGACTTGGGAATCTATTTCTCAACCTTTACCTAATCGTAGAAATATTGTCATTAGTAAGAGCGAAATTAAAAATAAAAACATTATCTGGTGTCGTTCAATAGATGATGCAATATCTAATGCAGCATCTAATATAATTATTTCTAAAAAATATCATCAAGAAATTATGGTAATCGGGGGAGAAGAAATATATAAACAAATGTTATTTTTTGCGAATAAATTATATTTAACACATATAGATATTAATACAATTGGAGACGCTTATTTTCCTAAATATACATTATATCCATCATGGAAAACTTTATTTAGAAAAAATAATATCAAAAATCAATTTAATCCTTATAATTATACTTTCGAAATTTTATCAAGATAA
- the carB gene encoding carbamoyl-phosphate synthase large subunit, giving the protein MPKSTDIKSILILGAGPIIIGQACEFDYSGTQACKALKEEGYRIILVNSNPATIMTDPDMSDATYIEPIHWTTVEKIIEKEHPDALLPTMGGQTALNCALELDKKGILNKNHVKIIGATVNAIKKAENRKLFSQAMKKLQLETAKCGIAHNMQEAISVLKYVGFPCIIRPSFTMGGSGGGIAYNHEEFQKICERGLKLSPNTELLIDESLIGWKEYEMEVVRDKNDNCIIVCSIENLDPMGIHTGDSITIAPAQTLTDKEYQIMRNASIAILREIGVETGGSNVQFAVNPKDGRIIVIEMNPRVSRSSALASKATGFPIAKISAKLAIGYTLDELSNDITGKNITASFEPSIDYIVTKIPRFNFEKFPGCDDRLTTQMKSVGEVMAIGRTFQESIQKAIRGLEVGATGFDSKISCFNEENLITMKRELQDAGSERIWYIGDAFRYGMSVNDVYNLTFIDPWFLIQIEEIILLEQQIIQKGFIGLTYKFLYFIKRKGFSDQRIAILTKRQEYEIRQLRYQLQLHPVYKRIDTCSAEFSTETAYMYSTWEDECESNPKKNNKKIVILGGGPNRIGQGIEFDYCCVHAAQALREDGFEAIMINCNPETVSTDYDISDRLYFEPITLENVLEIIRIEKPIGVIIQYGGQTPLKLARDFEKEGVPIIGTSSDSIDQAENRDRFQKIVTKLKLQQPLNSTVFNLNDAYQAAEKIGYPIMVRPSYVLGGRAMEIIYTPYNLKKYFQNILRPNNTTPILLDQYLNYATEVDVDAICDGDKVLIGGIMEHIEQAGVHSGDSACSLPAYTLTKNIQNKIRQQVIKLAFALSVRGLMNVQFAIQNDQIYIIEVNPRASRTVPFVSKATGLALAKISVRVMYGKKLLQQGFTREIVPKYYSVKEAILPFDKFPGVDPVLGPEMRSTGEVMGIGKNFSEAFSKAMLGAHINIQKLGRVLISVRHDDKQKIINLAIQLKKMGFKIDATKETSIALKKAGISSRLVNKVHEGRPHIQDRLKNGEYTYIINTTSSQQQTIKDSKLICCDAVQYKVHYDTTINGALATIMSLNNNPINNIISLQEIHKKT; this is encoded by the coding sequence ATGCCTAAATCTACTGATATCAAATCAATTTTAATTCTTGGAGCTGGTCCGATAATTATCGGACAAGCATGTGAATTTGATTATTCTGGAACACAAGCTTGTAAAGCATTAAAAGAAGAAGGTTATAGAATTATCCTAGTTAATTCTAATCCCGCTACTATCATGACAGATCCGGATATGTCAGATGCTACATATATTGAGCCAATTCATTGGACCACAGTGGAAAAAATTATTGAAAAAGAACATCCAGACGCATTATTGCCAACTATGGGGGGGCAAACGGCATTAAACTGTGCTTTAGAATTAGATAAAAAAGGTATTTTAAATAAAAATCATGTAAAAATCATTGGGGCTACAGTTAACGCAATCAAAAAAGCTGAAAATAGAAAATTATTTTCACAAGCAATGAAAAAATTACAATTAGAAACTGCAAAATGCGGAATAGCTCATAATATGCAAGAAGCTATATCAGTATTAAAGTATGTAGGTTTTCCATGTATTATTCGTCCTTCCTTTACTATGGGTGGAAGCGGAGGAGGTATTGCATATAATCATGAAGAATTTCAAAAGATATGTGAAAGAGGATTAAAATTATCTCCAAATACAGAACTGTTAATTGATGAATCATTAATTGGTTGGAAAGAATATGAAATGGAAGTTGTGAGAGATAAAAATGACAATTGCATTATTGTATGTTCAATTGAAAATCTTGATCCTATGGGTATACATACAGGAGATTCGATTACTATTGCGCCTGCGCAAACTTTAACTGATAAAGAATATCAAATTATGAGAAATGCTTCTATAGCTATTTTACGAGAAATAGGAGTAGAAACAGGAGGTTCAAATGTACAGTTTGCAGTTAATCCAAAAGATGGCCGTATTATTGTTATTGAAATGAATCCCAGAGTGTCGCGATCATCTGCTCTAGCATCTAAAGCCACGGGTTTTCCAATTGCAAAAATATCTGCAAAATTAGCTATCGGATATACTTTAGATGAACTTTCAAATGACATCACAGGAAAAAATATCACTGCATCGTTTGAACCATCAATAGATTATATAGTGACAAAAATTCCCAGATTTAATTTTGAAAAATTTCCTGGATGTGATGATAGATTGACTACACAAATGAAATCTGTTGGAGAAGTTATGGCTATAGGTCGTACTTTTCAAGAATCTATACAAAAAGCTATTCGTGGATTAGAAGTAGGCGCAACTGGTTTTGACTCAAAAATATCTTGTTTTAATGAAGAAAATTTAATTACCATGAAACGTGAATTACAAGATGCAGGGTCTGAACGAATTTGGTATATTGGAGATGCTTTTCGATATGGCATGTCAGTTAATGATGTTTATAATTTAACATTTATTGATCCGTGGTTTCTTATACAAATTGAAGAAATTATTTTATTAGAGCAACAAATTATACAAAAAGGGTTTATTGGATTAACTTATAAATTCTTGTATTTTATTAAAAGAAAAGGTTTTTCAGATCAACGTATTGCTATATTAACTAAAAGACAAGAATATGAAATTAGACAATTACGTTATCAATTACAATTGCATCCTGTATATAAAAGAATTGATACATGCTCGGCAGAATTCTCTACTGAAACAGCATATATGTATTCAACATGGGAAGATGAATGTGAATCTAATCCAAAAAAAAATAATAAAAAAATTGTTATATTAGGAGGCGGACCAAATCGTATAGGACAAGGTATAGAGTTTGACTATTGCTGTGTACATGCAGCTCAAGCTTTACGTGAGGATGGTTTTGAAGCAATAATGATTAATTGCAATCCTGAAACAGTCTCTACTGATTATGACATTTCAGATCGTTTGTATTTTGAACCAATTACATTAGAAAATGTCTTAGAAATTATAAGAATAGAAAAACCAATAGGTGTAATTATTCAATATGGCGGTCAAACACCTTTGAAACTAGCACGTGATTTTGAAAAAGAAGGAGTTCCTATTATAGGGACAAGTTCAGATTCTATTGATCAAGCTGAAAATCGAGATCGTTTTCAAAAAATTGTTACTAAATTAAAATTACAACAACCTTTAAATAGTACTGTATTTAATTTAAACGATGCCTATCAAGCAGCAGAAAAAATAGGATATCCAATTATGGTGAGACCATCTTATGTATTAGGTGGACGAGCAATGGAAATTATTTATACACCATATAATTTAAAAAAATATTTTCAAAACATATTAAGACCAAATAATACTACTCCAATTTTATTGGATCAATATTTAAATTATGCAACTGAAGTAGATGTTGATGCCATATGTGATGGAGACAAAGTGTTAATTGGAGGTATTATGGAACATATCGAGCAAGCTGGAGTGCATTCAGGTGATTCAGCATGTTCATTGCCAGCATATACCTTAACGAAAAATATTCAAAATAAAATTAGACAACAAGTAATTAAATTAGCTTTTGCTTTATCAGTAAGAGGGTTAATGAATGTCCAATTTGCTATTCAAAATGATCAAATATACATTATTGAAGTTAATCCTCGAGCATCTAGAACAGTTCCATTTGTCTCAAAAGCTACAGGTCTTGCGTTAGCTAAAATTTCTGTAAGAGTCATGTATGGAAAAAAATTATTACAACAAGGATTTACTAGAGAAATTGTACCAAAATATTATTCAGTCAAAGAAGCTATTCTTCCATTTGATAAATTTCCAGGTGTTGATCCTGTATTAGGACCAGAAATGCGTTCTACAGGAGAAGTAATGGGTATCGGAAAAAACTTCTCAGAAGCTTTTTCTAAAGCTATGTTAGGTGCTCATATAAATATTCAAAAATTAGGTCGAGTCCTTATTTCTGTTAGACATGATGATAAACAGAAGATTATTAATTTAGCAATACAATTAAAAAAGATGGGATTTAAAATAGATGCAACTAAAGAGACATCTATAGCATTAAAAAAAGCTGGTATTTCATCTAGATTAGTTAATAAAGTGCATGAAGGACGTCCGCATATACAAGATCGTTTAAAAAATGGAGAATATACTTATATTATTAATACAACATCATCTCAACAACAAACAATAAAAGATTCAAAATTAATATGTTGCGATGCTGTTCAATACAAAGTACACTATGATACAACGATTAATGGAGCTTTAGCTACTATCATGTCTCTAAATAATAATCCAATAAATAATATTATTTCTTTACAAGAAATACATAAAAAAACTTAA
- the carA gene encoding glutamine-hydrolyzing carbamoyl-phosphate synthase small subunit has translation MSQSAVLVLEDGTKFHGKSIGAKGKTVGEVVFNTSITGYQEIITDPSYSHQIITLTHPHIGNVGTNIQDAESSKIHANGLIVRDISHLASNYRNQKNFISYLKQNNIVAISDIDTRKLTRILRTQGSQNGCIISDKQDNYNIAYNYAKNFSSLQGLDLAKQVSTKSIYHWNEGSFIFKENKFFSIKKENILYHIVVYDFGVKRNILRMLVDRGCYLTIVPAETHPQTVLNLSPDGIFLSNGPGDPRPCHYAIHAIQHFLKINIPIFGICLGHQLLALSSGAKIIKMKFGHHGGNHPVKDIKNNRVIITSQNHNFTVDINNLPNNINITHTSLFDNTIQGISLINKSAFSFQGHPESSPGPHDASSLFDHFIQLIIHHKFQTQ, from the coding sequence TTGAGTCAATCAGCAGTACTAGTTTTAGAAGATGGCACAAAATTTCATGGTAAATCTATTGGAGCAAAAGGAAAAACTGTAGGAGAAGTTGTTTTTAATACATCAATTACTGGTTACCAAGAAATTATTACTGACCCTTCTTATTCACATCAAATTATCACATTAACTCATCCTCATATTGGAAACGTTGGAACTAATATACAAGACGCAGAATCTTCGAAAATTCACGCAAATGGGTTAATTGTTCGTGATATATCACATCTTGCGAGTAATTATCGAAATCAAAAAAATTTTATATCATATTTAAAACAAAATAATATTGTTGCAATATCTGATATTGATACAAGAAAATTAACGCGTATTCTACGTACACAAGGTTCACAAAATGGATGTATTATATCAGATAAACAGGATAATTATAATATCGCATATAATTATGCGAAAAACTTCTCAAGTTTACAGGGTTTAGATTTAGCAAAGCAAGTTTCTACTAAATCAATTTATCATTGGAATGAAGGTAGCTTCATTTTTAAAGAAAATAAATTTTTTTCTATAAAAAAAGAAAATATTTTATATCATATAGTTGTATATGACTTTGGCGTCAAACGAAATATATTGCGCATGCTTGTAGATAGAGGATGTTATTTAACCATTGTACCAGCAGAAACTCATCCACAAACTGTTTTGAATTTATCTCCAGATGGAATTTTTTTATCTAATGGGCCTGGTGATCCTAGGCCTTGTCACTATGCTATTCATGCAATTCAACATTTCTTAAAAATTAATATTCCTATTTTTGGAATATGCTTAGGTCATCAGCTACTTGCTTTATCTAGTGGAGCTAAAATTATCAAAATGAAATTTGGACATCATGGTGGTAATCACCCTGTTAAAGATATAAAAAATAATCGTGTAATAATTACATCTCAAAATCATAATTTTACTGTAGATATTAATAATTTACCAAATAATATTAACATCACACATACTTCTCTTTTTGACAACACTATACAAGGGATTTCTTTAATTAATAAATCCGCTTTTAGTTTTCAAGGTCATCCAGAATCTAGCCCTGGACCACATGATGCTTCATCTTTATTTGATCATTTTATTCAACTAATTATTCATCATAAATTTCAAACTCAGTAA
- the dapB gene encoding 4-hydroxy-tetrahydrodipicolinate reductase: MTNQIRIAITGPLGRMGQTLVKEIIKNKKTSLTTVLIQNDHKLIGQDIGQILGIGKIGVLISDTLNIIDNDFDVLIDFTTPKSTLKYLKYCNKLNKNIVIGTTGFSSEEIEVIKMFSKNIAIIMSSNFSLGMNIMFQLIKTTTKIIGDTADIDVIEYHHRNKLDAPSGTALTLGEIISKEMKWDLNKHSLYYQKGITNIRENSKIGFSMIRSGNIVGKHTVMFSNSGEEIKITHTASSRESFAQGAIYAALWIQKKYTGLFDMTNVLSI; this comes from the coding sequence ATGACAAATCAAATTCGTATTGCTATCACTGGTCCATTAGGACGAATGGGTCAAACTCTTGTTAAAGAAATAATTAAAAATAAAAAAACATCTTTAACAACAGTATTAATTCAAAATGATCATAAATTAATTGGACAAGATATTGGACAAATTTTAGGAATAGGTAAAATTGGTGTATTAATTAGTGATACACTGAATATAATTGATAATGATTTTGATGTTTTAATCGATTTTACTACACCAAAAAGTACATTAAAATATTTAAAATATTGTAATAAATTAAATAAAAATATTGTTATTGGTACAACTGGATTTTCATCAGAAGAAATAGAAGTCATAAAAATGTTTTCTAAAAACATTGCTATAATTATGTCATCTAATTTTAGTCTTGGCATGAATATAATGTTTCAATTAATTAAAACAACAACAAAAATTATAGGAGATACTGCTGATATTGATGTTATTGAATATCATCATCGTAACAAACTTGATGCTCCTTCTGGAACTGCTTTAACACTCGGAGAAATTATATCAAAAGAAATGAAATGGGATTTAAATAAACACTCTTTATATTATCAGAAAGGAATAACAAATATTAGAGAAAATTCAAAAATTGGATTTTCTATGATTCGTTCTGGTAATATTGTTGGTAAACATACTGTTATGTTTTCTAATTCTGGTGAAGAAATCAAAATAACACATACTGCATCTAGTAGAGAATCTTTTGCTCAAGGAGCAATATATGCTGCTTTATGGATTCAAAAAAAATATACAGGTTTATTTGATATGACAAATGTATTATCAATTTAA
- the ispH gene encoding 4-hydroxy-3-methylbut-2-enyl diphosphate reductase, which produces MNIILSNPRGFCAGVKRAILIVEQALKIYKKTIYVKHEIVHNQYIINQLRLKGVIFVENILEIPDYSIVVFSAHGVSKKTLQKAKKKQLIILNAICPLVQKVHTEVSKSSKQSIETILIGHKEHPEVKGILGQYTNKKSQIHLIQSVEDVKNLYIKNNQKLNFFTQTTLSIINTKKIISALKNKFPHISGPYKEDICYATTNRQKAVYKLSKKVNMILVIGSKNSSNSNRLAELSRETGTYTQLIDSVSDIKKEWFKKNINYIGITAGASAPEILVQEVIQYLKKLGAKQPIEMLGIKETMNFKISRKMFDINNILN; this is translated from the coding sequence ATGAATATTATATTATCTAATCCGAGAGGTTTTTGTGCAGGAGTTAAAAGAGCAATTTTAATAGTTGAACAAGCATTGAAAATTTATAAAAAAACAATTTACGTCAAACATGAAATTGTTCATAATCAGTATATTATTAATCAATTACGTCTTAAAGGAGTTATTTTTGTTGAAAATATTTTAGAAATTCCAGATTATTCTATAGTTGTATTTTCAGCGCATGGAGTTTCAAAAAAAACTTTACAAAAAGCCAAAAAAAAACAATTAATTATATTAAATGCTATTTGTCCGTTAGTTCAAAAAGTACATACGGAAGTATCAAAATCTAGTAAACAATCAATAGAAACGATTCTAATTGGACATAAAGAACACCCTGAAGTTAAAGGCATATTAGGTCAATATACTAATAAAAAAAGTCAAATACACCTTATACAAAGTGTAGAAGATGTAAAAAATTTATATATAAAAAATAATCAAAAATTAAATTTTTTTACACAAACAACTTTATCTATTATAAATACAAAAAAAATTATTTCAGCTTTAAAGAATAAATTTCCACATATTTCTGGTCCTTATAAAGAAGATATATGTTATGCCACTACAAATCGACAAAAAGCAGTATATAAATTATCTAAAAAAGTAAATATGATACTTGTTATTGGATCAAAAAATTCTTCTAATTCTAATCGTCTAGCAGAATTAAGTAGAGAAACTGGTACATATACTCAATTAATTGACTCTGTTTCTGACATTAAAAAAGAATGGTTTAAAAAAAACATAAATTATATTGGAATTACAGCTGGTGCATCTGCTCCAGAAATATTAGTTCAAGAAGTAATTCAATATCTAAAAAAATTAGGAGCAAAACAACCAATAGAAATGTTAGGAATTAAAGAAACAATGAATTTTAAAATTTCACGAAAAATGTTTGATATTAATAATATTTTAAACTAA
- the lspA gene encoding signal peptidase II — protein sequence MINIKLNKIKKYLSITIIVLVIIIDMFSKYLITKYLKLYDTKIIFSILNLFHIHNYGAIFSLFSLQNGCQRWILATTSCLIIFMIIKMIQKLKTKKMNQIISLSLIIGGAIGNLIDRIFYGFVIDFIDLHIKNWHFATFNIADCSIFFGIIIFFAKLL from the coding sequence ATGATTAATATAAAATTAAATAAAATAAAAAAATATTTATCTATAACTATAATAGTACTTGTTATTATTATAGACATGTTTAGTAAATATTTAATCACAAAATACCTTAAATTATATGATACGAAAATAATTTTTTCAATTTTAAATTTATTTCATATACATAATTATGGAGCAATATTTAGTTTATTTTCTCTTCAAAATGGATGTCAAAGATGGATATTAGCTACTACTAGTTGTTTGATTATTTTTATGATCATAAAAATGATTCAAAAATTAAAAACAAAAAAAATGAATCAAATTATTTCTTTATCTCTTATTATTGGAGGTGCAATAGGCAATTTAATTGATCGAATTTTTTATGGTTTTGTAATAGATTTTATTGATTTACATATTAAAAATTGGCATTTTGCAACATTTAATATAGCAGATTGTAGTATTTTTTTTGGAATTATTATTTTTTTTGCAAAATTATTATAA